The Nocardioides sp. S-1144 genome includes a region encoding these proteins:
- a CDS encoding Fpg/Nei family DNA glycosylase codes for MPEGHTLHRLAGELTRAFGGRTVAVSSPQGRFADAAALLDGERLVDAQAWGKHLFVEFAGERFVHIHLGLIGGMDVRTDVDPDVGVPPPVGQVRLRIATTDGPDGPDGPDGGALALADLRGAITCALVTAEQRAATLARSGPDPIRADADPDRAWHRIRRSNRTIGALLMDQGVLAGVGNVYRAEVLFRNRLHPLRPGTTLRVGQWQAIWSDLVVLMAEGVVSGRIDTVRPEHTPEAMGRPPRRDDHGGEVYVYRRTGLPCLVCGRQVSTAVLEGRNLFWCSRCQPVFRSRAVG; via the coding sequence TCGGCGGCCGCACGGTCGCCGTCAGCAGTCCCCAGGGCCGCTTCGCCGACGCCGCCGCGCTCCTCGACGGCGAGAGGCTCGTCGACGCCCAGGCCTGGGGCAAGCACCTGTTCGTCGAGTTCGCCGGCGAGCGCTTCGTCCACATCCACCTCGGGCTGATCGGCGGCATGGACGTCCGCACCGACGTCGACCCCGACGTCGGGGTGCCCCCGCCGGTCGGACAGGTCCGGCTCCGGATCGCCACCACCGACGGGCCCGACGGGCCCGACGGGCCCGACGGGGGCGCCCTCGCCCTCGCCGACCTCCGTGGTGCGATCACCTGCGCCCTCGTGACGGCCGAGCAGCGCGCCGCGACCCTGGCGAGGTCCGGTCCCGACCCGATCCGCGCCGACGCCGACCCCGACCGTGCGTGGCACCGGATCCGCCGCAGCAACCGCACCATCGGTGCGCTGCTGATGGACCAGGGCGTCCTCGCCGGCGTCGGGAACGTCTACCGGGCCGAGGTGCTCTTCCGCAACCGGCTCCACCCGCTGCGCCCCGGCACCACGCTGCGGGTCGGTCAGTGGCAGGCGATCTGGTCCGACCTGGTGGTGCTGATGGCCGAGGGCGTCGTCAGCGGCCGGATCGACACCGTCCGCCCCGAGCACACGCCCGAGGCGATGGGGCGCCCGCCGCGGCGCGACGACCACGGCGGCGAGGTCTACGTCTACCGGCGCACCGGCCTGCCCTGCCTCGTGTGCGGACGACAGGTCAGCACCGCCGTCCTCGAGGGGCGCAACCTCTTCTGGTGTTCGCGTTGTCAGCCCGTGTTCCGCTCGCGCGCCGTAGGGTGA
- a CDS encoding serine/threonine-protein kinase: protein MVSGGMGTSDGSDAAWRPPAAGPATVEELDGYTDLTEVGRGGDSVVYRARQESVGRDVAIKVLSIDTTSDPARSVRFKREIDITVQLGRQHPNIVTVLAVGTTASGKPAVVMDFFEGGTLHDRLKAHGPLPPEEVGRIGEVLADALSFAHERGVLHRDVKPQNVLVLPTSWVLADFGIARLVDSEHTSSAETFTYRHAAPQILDGHPPTPLDDVWSLGSTLYTLLDGRPPFASDDPDEDSALAYLRRARTEPHRPLQVPGAERLAPIIDRCLSKDVAGRWGSAAALHDALHALRGSAWEPAGPTTPPLLAKAAPPRTAGDAAESPTPTPTPTLHASAPAPISPAPISPAPLSPSPARGAEPAEPSPVAISAVSHVVRVADAAPTGTGFPDTTGAAPGPSEPTPEAPEEEKAPRRRLPIVLGVAALVIGLLLGLLGAVLRGRDDDETPVRAAVTPDGSAVAPPSVGGTVTSRPDTDLAVVLQSLEYDGVTLRATWTDPADGEGSFALLATDPSFPNGRVIATFPAGQTSGEAAVRGLPPGRTCFFMGVFLVDGTYGLNNRQSRCEEVVAGGGFAS from the coding sequence ATGGTGTCTGGAGGCATGGGGACGTCCGACGGCTCGGACGCCGCGTGGCGCCCGCCCGCGGCGGGACCGGCCACCGTGGAGGAGCTCGACGGCTACACCGACCTGACCGAGGTCGGGCGCGGCGGCGACTCGGTCGTCTACCGCGCGCGCCAGGAGTCGGTGGGCCGCGACGTCGCGATCAAGGTGCTCAGCATCGACACCACGTCCGACCCCGCGCGGTCGGTGCGGTTCAAGCGCGAGATCGACATCACCGTGCAGCTCGGCCGCCAGCACCCCAACATCGTCACCGTGCTCGCCGTCGGCACGACGGCCTCGGGCAAGCCGGCCGTCGTCATGGACTTCTTCGAGGGCGGCACCCTCCACGACCGGCTCAAGGCGCACGGGCCGCTGCCGCCCGAGGAGGTCGGACGGATCGGGGAGGTGCTCGCCGACGCGCTCTCCTTCGCCCACGAGCGCGGCGTCCTGCACCGGGACGTGAAGCCGCAGAACGTCCTGGTGCTGCCCACCTCCTGGGTGCTCGCCGACTTCGGCATCGCGCGCCTGGTCGACTCCGAGCACACCTCGTCGGCGGAGACCTTCACCTACCGTCACGCCGCCCCGCAGATCCTCGACGGCCACCCGCCGACCCCGCTCGACGACGTCTGGTCGCTCGGGTCGACGCTCTACACGCTGCTCGACGGCCGGCCGCCCTTCGCCAGCGACGACCCCGACGAGGACTCCGCCCTGGCCTACCTGCGCCGGGCCCGCACCGAGCCGCACCGGCCCCTGCAGGTCCCCGGCGCGGAGCGGCTCGCGCCGATCATCGACCGGTGCCTCAGCAAGGACGTCGCGGGCCGCTGGGGCTCGGCCGCCGCGCTGCACGACGCCCTGCACGCGCTGCGCGGCTCGGCCTGGGAGCCGGCGGGACCGACGACGCCGCCGCTGCTGGCCAAGGCCGCGCCGCCCCGCACCGCCGGTGACGCGGCGGAGTCGCCGACGCCCACGCCGACCCCCACCCTGCACGCGTCGGCGCCGGCCCCGATCTCACCGGCCCCGATCTCGCCGGCGCCCCTGTCCCCGTCGCCGGCTCGTGGTGCGGAGCCGGCCGAGCCGTCGCCGGTGGCGATCTCGGCGGTCTCGCACGTCGTCCGGGTCGCCGACGCCGCCCCGACCGGCACCGGGTTCCCCGACACCACCGGCGCCGCCCCGGGCCCGTCCGAGCCCACCCCGGAGGCGCCCGAGGAGGAGAAGGCCCCGCGCCGGCGGCTCCCGATCGTCCTCGGCGTCGCGGCCCTCGTCATCGGGCTGCTGCTCGGCCTGCTCGGCGCGGTCCTGCGCGGCCGCGACGACGACGAGACGCCGGTCCGGGCCGCGGTCACGCCGGACGGCAGCGCGGTCGCCCCGCCGAGCGTGGGCGGCACCGTCACCTCCCGCCCCGACACCGACCTCGCGGTCGTCCTGCAGTCCCTGGAGTACGACGGCGTCACGCTGCGGGCGACGTGGACCGACCCGGCCGACGGTGAGGGCTCCTTCGCCCTGCTGGCGACCGACCCGAGCTTCCCGAACGGACGGGTGATCGCGACCTTCCCTGCCGGTCAGACCAGCGGCGAGGCGGCCGTCCGCGGTCTCCCGCCCGGGCGCACCTGCTTCTTCATGGGCGTCTTCCTCGTCGACGGCACCTACGGCCTCAACAACCGGCAGAGCCGGTGCGAGGAGGTCGTCGCGGGCGGCGGCTTCGCCTCCTGA
- a CDS encoding DUF3488 and transglutaminase-like domain-containing protein: MRDGTPSPATRALQLAWPVALVVLGAMVLATAWHRWTISLLFAAVAAVPLLALRGLLRAGLSRWFATSLLLLLTVMAAYLATTGADLTLEQTVQDVVPRLLTSPQPYAVQADLLAGPLLLTALVSLLVGLRVDSRLRVEAVLGAAVLYVAGALLTAGSADPWGLVAVLTLIVAVLGWVFLDEHSEPVRQRLSMAGPVAVVGVGALAALATLPVGQAFEPRDLVAPPTYEVVASNPLTQLGAWANNPTDELLEVRGDEGPLRLVVLDDYDGLQWTAATRYEALPTDGRTGLEPGIYPRSTTVQVSFSRLGGSWLPSPGLPSSVALADALVDPGTGTLYSGVDTAGLVYEVTGAFDDPPQAALDAAELPEDGLEPMTALPPLSNALADLAARVGEGADTAYQRAARIETFVRSSYELSTTAISGSALWRIERFLLSDRTQSGGGVGTSEQFASAFAVLARANGLPTRVVVGFRPGEVQDDGTRVIRGEDAFAWAEVYFRDLGWVPFSPTPDDDTFRRPRPVEAEEPRLPEPADTGAPVPTPSGGEPATDAPAPVDDETASAPTSTSGAAPDPYLVAAAALAALLLGLVALRGGRRLRHARQGPPGAWAEVVDALRLAGIRPAPHQPADLVAADADARLGTTAAVPIAARAEAVAFGPPGGRDAGSAADARGRLGEVRRAARRTVPAWRRWWWHLDPRVLGRRR, from the coding sequence ATGAGGGACGGCACCCCGAGCCCGGCCACCCGGGCCCTCCAGCTCGCGTGGCCGGTCGCCCTGGTCGTCCTGGGGGCGATGGTGCTCGCCACCGCGTGGCACCGCTGGACGATCTCGCTGCTGTTCGCGGCCGTCGCCGCCGTCCCCCTGCTCGCGCTGCGCGGCCTGCTCCGTGCCGGGCTGTCGCGGTGGTTCGCGACCTCGCTGCTGCTGCTGCTCACCGTGATGGCCGCCTACCTCGCGACGACCGGCGCTGACCTGACACTCGAGCAGACCGTGCAGGACGTCGTCCCGCGGCTGCTGACCTCGCCCCAGCCCTACGCCGTCCAGGCGGACCTGCTGGCCGGGCCGCTGCTGCTGACCGCCCTGGTCTCGCTGCTCGTGGGGCTGCGCGTCGACAGCCGGCTCCGGGTCGAGGCGGTGCTCGGCGCCGCCGTCCTCTACGTCGCCGGGGCGCTGCTGACCGCCGGCTCCGCCGACCCGTGGGGCCTGGTCGCGGTCCTGACCCTGATCGTGGCCGTGCTCGGCTGGGTGTTCCTCGACGAGCACTCCGAGCCGGTGCGCCAGCGGCTCTCGATGGCCGGCCCGGTCGCGGTCGTCGGGGTGGGCGCGCTGGCGGCCCTCGCGACGCTCCCGGTGGGGCAGGCCTTCGAGCCGCGCGACCTGGTCGCTCCCCCGACCTACGAGGTGGTCGCCAGCAACCCGCTCACCCAGCTCGGTGCCTGGGCCAACAACCCCACCGACGAGCTGCTGGAGGTCCGCGGCGACGAGGGCCCGCTGCGGCTGGTGGTGCTCGACGACTACGACGGCCTGCAGTGGACCGCGGCCACCCGCTACGAGGCGCTGCCCACCGACGGGCGCACCGGCCTGGAGCCGGGCATCTACCCGCGCTCGACCACCGTGCAGGTGTCGTTCTCCCGCCTCGGCGGCAGCTGGCTGCCCAGCCCCGGGCTGCCGTCGTCGGTCGCGCTGGCCGACGCGCTGGTCGACCCCGGCACCGGCACCCTGTACTCCGGCGTCGACACCGCCGGCCTCGTCTACGAGGTGACCGGCGCCTTCGACGACCCGCCGCAGGCGGCGCTCGACGCCGCCGAGCTCCCCGAGGACGGGCTGGAGCCGATGACCGCCCTGCCGCCGCTCTCCAACGCGCTCGCCGACCTCGCGGCCCGGGTCGGCGAGGGCGCCGACACCGCCTACCAGCGTGCCGCCCGGATCGAGACGTTCGTGCGCAGCTCCTACGAGCTCTCGACCACCGCCATCTCCGGTTCCGCGCTGTGGCGCATCGAGCGGTTCCTGCTGAGCGACCGCACCCAGTCCGGCGGCGGCGTCGGCACGTCGGAGCAGTTCGCCTCCGCCTTCGCGGTCCTGGCCCGGGCCAACGGGCTGCCGACGCGGGTGGTGGTCGGGTTCCGGCCCGGCGAGGTCCAGGACGACGGCACCCGGGTGATCCGCGGCGAGGACGCCTTCGCGTGGGCGGAGGTCTACTTCCGCGACCTCGGCTGGGTCCCCTTCTCCCCCACCCCCGACGACGACACCTTCCGGCGGCCGCGCCCGGTGGAGGCCGAGGAGCCGCGGTTGCCGGAGCCGGCCGACACCGGCGCGCCGGTCCCGACGCCGTCGGGCGGGGAGCCGGCCACCGACGCCCCCGCACCGGTCGACGACGAGACGGCGTCCGCGCCGACGTCCACCTCCGGTGCCGCGCCCGACCCCTACCTCGTCGCGGCGGCCGCGCTCGCCGCGCTGCTCCTCGGGCTGGTCGCCCTGCGGGGCGGACGGCGGCTCCGGCACGCCCGGCAGGGCCCCCCGGGGGCGTGGGCCGAGGTGGTCGACGCCCTGCGGCTGGCCGGCATCCGTCCCGCGCCGCACCAGCCCGCCGACCTCGTCGCCGCCGACGCCGACGCCCGGCTGGGCACCACCGCGGCGGTCCCGATCGCCGCGCGCGCCGAGGCCGTCGCGTTCGGTCCCCCCGGCGGGCGGGACGCCGGGTCCGCGGCCGACGCGCGGGGCCGGCTGGGCGAGGTCCGCCGGGCGGCCCGGCGCACGGTCCCGGCCTGGCGGCGCTGGTGGTGGCACCTCGACCCGCGGGTGCTCGGGCGGCGCCGCTGA
- a CDS encoding DUF58 domain-containing protein — MLPVWSSTTGRGRAMLALGLVLLVAGTAWGYLLVAGLGGCLVLLVLVEVTAVLSARRVAVERTIEPAVVVRQGRCEGTIAVRGRRRRGLVRLDVADRVQGTLVPVALPDRADEVEEADRVAGEPTVRVRYQVPTPRRGLVDVGPVQVRMAGLTGMAARSAEHGRVDQVRVLPRRIPLGAMMAGTRRSLSGGDDAHELGGTDLVGLHEYAMGDDLRRLHWATSARTGTLMVREDAEPSEAHVTVLLDDRASSYLGDENLFEEAVELAAALCRSGIEAGSPVRLHTTSDRHEVRVPGSVGGRPRREHQELDWVLAEIDLTGPSTQVELHGRDLDVAVGVTGPGADLHLLGLALGTAPTRVLAVVDPAPLVGAHQEAGLLVLRGATSVTLALGWDEAVER; from the coding sequence ATGCTCCCGGTCTGGTCGAGCACCACGGGGCGCGGGCGCGCGATGCTCGCGCTCGGGCTCGTCCTGCTCGTGGCCGGCACCGCGTGGGGCTACCTGCTGGTCGCCGGCCTCGGCGGGTGCCTGGTGCTGCTCGTGCTCGTCGAGGTCACCGCCGTGCTCTCGGCGCGCCGGGTCGCCGTCGAACGGACCATCGAGCCGGCGGTCGTCGTGCGGCAGGGGCGGTGCGAGGGCACGATCGCGGTGCGTGGACGGCGCCGCCGCGGCCTGGTGCGCCTCGACGTCGCCGACCGGGTGCAGGGCACCCTGGTGCCGGTGGCCCTGCCGGACCGGGCCGACGAGGTCGAGGAGGCCGACCGGGTGGCCGGCGAGCCCACCGTCCGGGTCCGCTACCAGGTCCCGACGCCGCGCCGCGGTCTGGTCGACGTCGGTCCGGTGCAGGTGCGGATGGCCGGGCTGACCGGCATGGCCGCCCGCTCGGCCGAGCACGGCCGGGTCGACCAGGTGCGCGTGCTCCCGCGCCGGATCCCGCTGGGCGCGATGATGGCCGGCACCCGCCGCTCGCTCTCCGGCGGCGACGACGCCCACGAGCTGGGCGGCACCGACCTGGTCGGGCTGCACGAGTACGCCATGGGCGACGACCTCCGCCGGCTGCACTGGGCCACCAGCGCCCGCACCGGCACCCTCATGGTCCGTGAGGACGCCGAGCCGTCCGAGGCCCACGTGACCGTGCTCCTCGACGACCGGGCCTCGAGCTACCTCGGCGACGAGAACCTGTTCGAGGAGGCCGTCGAGCTGGCCGCCGCGCTGTGCCGCAGCGGCATCGAGGCCGGCTCGCCGGTCCGGCTGCACACGACGAGCGACCGGCACGAGGTGCGGGTGCCGGGCTCGGTCGGCGGCCGCCCCCGCCGCGAGCACCAGGAGCTCGACTGGGTCCTGGCCGAGATCGACCTGACCGGCCCGAGCACGCAGGTCGAGCTGCACGGTCGCGACCTCGACGTCGCGGTCGGCGTGACCGGCCCCGGCGCCGACCTGCACCTGCTCGGCCTCGCGCTCGGCACCGCCCCCACCCGGGTGCTCGCCGTCGTCGACCCCGCCCCGCTGGTCGGCGCCCACCAGGAGGCGGGTCTGCTCGTGCTGCGCGGGGCCACCTCGGTGACGCTCGCGCTGGGCTGGGACGAGGCGGTGGAGCGATGA
- a CDS encoding PP2C family protein-serine/threonine phosphatase — translation MSSSTLPSRAAPGPSPWRRWSRARRRSASAELRIGAALCLFSVTVTVLVMLFPSRTPFSSLVLPVVLGSILLGPRLLPWFVGFDMVMLTICVSRQESLTGRVLGAATVQLAVACVVLLANLQRARLGVAGLRGESMFVDLRDRILDQAHIPDLPAGWQVESALHSAGGTAFAGDFVVASRSADGTSLQVVVVDVSGKGEAAGTRALLLSGAFGALLGALPPAGFLPAANAYLLRQAWDEGFATAIHLCLDLTTGAFEVRTAGHPPAVHRASGTGRWAVLHTEGPVLGLLDDLDLTVRRGRLDHGDAVLLYTDGIIEEPCRDLDLGIDRMMGEAESVLRGSFVGAAGRLTTTLGSRDDDRAMVVVRRT, via the coding sequence GTGTCCAGCAGCACCCTCCCCTCCCGCGCCGCGCCGGGTCCCTCGCCGTGGCGACGCTGGAGCCGGGCGCGACGCCGCTCCGCGAGCGCCGAGCTGCGGATCGGCGCTGCGCTGTGCCTGTTCTCGGTCACCGTGACGGTGCTGGTGATGCTGTTCCCGTCGCGGACGCCGTTCAGCAGCCTGGTGCTGCCGGTCGTGCTCGGCAGCATCCTGCTCGGGCCGCGCCTGCTGCCGTGGTTCGTCGGGTTCGACATGGTGATGCTGACGATCTGCGTCTCCCGGCAGGAGAGCCTCACCGGCCGCGTGCTCGGCGCCGCGACCGTCCAGCTCGCCGTCGCGTGCGTCGTGCTGCTGGCCAACCTCCAGCGGGCCCGGCTCGGGGTCGCCGGGCTGCGGGGGGAGTCGATGTTCGTCGACCTGCGGGACCGGATCCTCGACCAGGCCCACATCCCCGACCTGCCGGCCGGCTGGCAGGTCGAGTCCGCGCTGCACTCCGCCGGTGGGACGGCGTTCGCGGGCGACTTCGTCGTCGCCTCGCGCAGCGCCGACGGGACGTCGCTGCAGGTCGTCGTCGTCGACGTCTCCGGCAAGGGCGAGGCGGCCGGCACCCGGGCGCTGCTCCTCTCGGGGGCCTTCGGCGCTCTCCTCGGCGCCCTCCCGCCCGCGGGGTTCCTGCCCGCCGCCAACGCCTACCTCCTGCGCCAGGCGTGGGACGAGGGCTTCGCCACCGCGATCCACCTCTGCCTCGACCTCACCACCGGCGCCTTCGAGGTGCGCACGGCCGGCCACCCGCCCGCGGTCCACCGCGCCAGCGGCACCGGGCGGTGGGCGGTGCTGCACACCGAGGGGCCGGTGCTCGGGCTGCTCGACGACCTCGACCTCACCGTCCGGCGCGGCCGCCTCGACCACGGCGACGCCGTGCTGCTCTACACCGACGGCATCATCGAGGAGCCGTGCCGCGACCTCGACCTCGGGATCGACCGGATGATGGGGGAGGCCGAGTCGGTGCTCCGCGGCTCCTTCGTCGGTGCCGCCGGGCGGCTCACGACCACGCTCGGCTCGCGCGACGACGACCGGGCGATGGTGGTGGTGCGCCGCACCTGA
- a CDS encoding AAA family ATPase, protein MTALINPAAPGEQEIAGFGRLHQALGDAVETAVHGKRAVVDLALVATFAGGHILLEDVPGTGKTTLARAISRAMGGQDGRIQFTPDLLPSDVTGTTVFDPRDGQIRFRQGPVFANVVLADEINRAAAKTQSALLEVMQERTVTVDGVAHPVPTPFVVIATQNPIDLDGTYRLPEAQLDRFLIRTSLGYPDAEHEIEVLRPGSTAGRVDDVPTVTTPDEIAAVTAQLSRLHVADPILRYVREIGVGIRRDPRVRIGVSTRGLKALVGCLQVYAAARGRHYVVPSDVQRLAEPVLAHRTVLGRDAILAGHTSQDVVHEVLDVVNPPQPDAG, encoded by the coding sequence ATGACCGCCCTGATCAACCCCGCTGCTCCCGGTGAGCAGGAGATCGCGGGCTTCGGCCGGCTGCACCAGGCGCTGGGCGACGCCGTCGAGACCGCCGTCCACGGCAAGCGCGCCGTCGTCGACCTCGCCCTGGTGGCGACGTTCGCGGGCGGGCACATCCTGCTCGAGGACGTGCCCGGCACCGGGAAGACCACGCTGGCCCGGGCGATCTCGCGGGCCATGGGCGGCCAGGACGGGCGGATCCAGTTCACCCCCGACCTGCTGCCCAGCGACGTCACGGGCACCACCGTCTTCGACCCCCGCGACGGGCAGATCCGCTTCCGCCAGGGGCCGGTGTTCGCGAACGTCGTCCTCGCCGACGAGATCAACCGGGCCGCCGCGAAGACCCAGTCCGCGCTGCTCGAGGTGATGCAGGAGCGCACCGTCACCGTCGACGGCGTCGCCCACCCGGTGCCGACGCCGTTCGTGGTCATCGCGACGCAGAACCCGATCGACCTCGACGGCACCTACCGCCTGCCCGAGGCGCAGCTCGACCGGTTCCTGATCCGGACCTCGCTGGGCTACCCCGACGCCGAGCACGAGATCGAGGTGCTCCGGCCGGGCAGCACGGCCGGGCGCGTCGACGACGTGCCGACCGTGACCACCCCCGACGAGATCGCCGCGGTCACCGCGCAGCTGTCCCGGCTGCACGTGGCCGACCCGATCCTGCGCTACGTCCGCGAGATCGGGGTCGGCATCCGGCGCGACCCGCGGGTGCGGATCGGCGTCAGCACGCGCGGGCTCAAGGCCCTGGTCGGCTGCCTCCAGGTCTACGCCGCGGCTCGCGGGCGCCACTACGTCGTGCCGAGCGACGTGCAGCGGCTCGCCGAGCCGGTGCTCGCGCACCGCACGGTGCTGGGCCGCGACGCCATCCTCGCCGGGCACACCAGCCAGGACGTCGTCCACGAGGTGCTCGACGTCGTGAACCCGCCCCAGCCCGACGCCGGCTGA
- the tig gene encoding trigger factor, whose protein sequence is MKSAVETLSPTRVKLTVEVPFEELKPNLDKAYQQIAKQINVPGFRRGKVPPMVIDRQVGRGAVLEQAINDTLPQKYVEALEANELTPLAQPEIEGLEIADDEGFGFTAEVDVKPTITVPDYTGITASVDDVEVTDSDVDEQVDALRERFATLTDVERPAADGDFVVLDLKATQDGEVVEGAEVTGMSYQVGRGGMIEGLDEALVGLTPGEDKIFDSELVGGDLLGEQVQVAVSISQVQEQELPEYDDEFAQLASEFDTVEELTADVRERLGRGKRLEQAAAARDAVLEALLEQVEIPLPESIVTDELNSRRQSIEQQLAMAGITMEKYLEDESQTVEEFEADLDRRVRDAVAAQFLLDEIAKKEEFGIDQAELSQHLVRRAQQSGQDPQQFANHMFEHNHIPDLVQEILRGKALQTIVDAAVVTDASGNAVELKNLRPDGTIGDPEAEAAEAAEAEADVEEADAEGDAESDDDAAKDA, encoded by the coding sequence GTGAAGAGCGCCGTCGAGACCTTGAGCCCCACGAGGGTCAAGCTCACCGTCGAGGTGCCCTTCGAGGAGCTCAAGCCGAACCTCGACAAGGCCTACCAGCAGATCGCCAAGCAGATCAACGTCCCCGGCTTCCGCCGCGGCAAGGTGCCGCCGATGGTCATCGACCGTCAGGTCGGGCGCGGCGCCGTCCTCGAGCAGGCCATCAACGACACCCTGCCCCAGAAGTACGTGGAGGCCCTGGAGGCCAACGAGCTGACGCCGCTGGCGCAGCCCGAGATCGAGGGCCTCGAGATCGCCGACGACGAGGGCTTCGGCTTCACCGCCGAGGTCGACGTCAAGCCCACCATCACCGTCCCCGACTACACCGGGATCACGGCCTCCGTCGACGACGTCGAGGTCACCGACTCCGACGTCGACGAGCAGGTCGACGCCCTGCGTGAGCGGTTCGCCACGCTGACCGACGTCGAGCGGCCCGCCGCCGACGGCGACTTCGTCGTGCTCGACCTCAAGGCCACCCAGGACGGCGAGGTCGTCGAGGGCGCCGAGGTGACCGGCATGTCCTACCAGGTCGGTCGCGGCGGGATGATCGAGGGACTCGACGAGGCGCTCGTCGGCCTGACCCCCGGCGAGGACAAGATCTTCGACAGCGAGCTCGTCGGCGGCGACCTGTTGGGCGAGCAGGTCCAGGTGGCCGTCTCGATCAGCCAGGTCCAGGAGCAGGAGCTCCCCGAGTACGACGACGAGTTCGCCCAGCTCGCCTCCGAGTTCGACACCGTCGAGGAGCTCACCGCCGACGTCCGCGAGCGCCTCGGCCGGGGCAAGCGCCTCGAGCAGGCGGCCGCGGCCCGCGACGCCGTCCTGGAGGCCCTGCTGGAGCAGGTCGAGATCCCGCTGCCCGAGAGCATCGTCACCGACGAGCTGAACTCGCGCCGCCAGAGCATCGAGCAGCAGCTCGCGATGGCCGGGATCACGATGGAGAAGTACCTCGAGGACGAGAGCCAGACCGTCGAGGAGTTCGAGGCCGACCTCGACCGTCGCGTGCGCGATGCCGTCGCCGCCCAGTTCCTCCTCGACGAGATCGCGAAGAAGGAGGAGTTCGGCATCGACCAGGCCGAGCTCTCCCAGCACCTGGTCCGGCGCGCCCAGCAGTCCGGCCAGGACCCGCAGCAGTTCGCGAACCACATGTTCGAGCACAACCACATCCCGGACCTCGTCCAGGAGATCCTGCGCGGCAAGGCGCTCCAGACGATCGTCGACGCCGCCGTCGTCACCGACGCCTCGGGCAACGCCGTCGAGCTGAAGAACCTCCGCCCCGACGGCACCATCGGTGACCCGGAGGCCGAGGCCGCCGAGGCCGCCGAGGCCGAGGCCGACGTCGAGGAGGCGGACGCCGAGGGCGACGCCGAGTCCGACGACGACGCCGCCAAGGACGCCTGA